Below is a genomic region from Candidatus Obscuribacterales bacterium.
TAGGCATGGTTTAACCCTCCTGCCCAGAATCGCTGGTGCTAGTGCGCTTATGACTTTCCATCCAGTGATGAACTTCTATCAGGTCATATCGAACGGCGGCGCGCAGACCCTCGCCTTTGATGAAAGGAATTCCACCGCCTACAACTCGGTCGCGCTGAATCTTCGCCCGCGACCAGCCGGTAATTCTCGACAGCTCTTGTTCGTCGATGTACCGGGTTTCCATTTTGTGCATACTTGCGTTTTGCATTTGCTACCCCCAAAGGTTTGTTTGTCTTGGGAGATATTACGCAGCAATAGATATATTCGTAACCCCCGCATAAAAAACCAATTTCGTTGAATTATGCGTAGGGTATTGTTTATTAGCTGTCCAATCGCCGAACTTGGGAGGCAATGGTGTGCGGTGGGTCAGGTATGTTCAAGAATTCCAGGCATTTTCCAATGACTTGGACACAAACCGACTCCGGGTCACCGGACACTCGAATACCATGTTGTGGAAGCATGCGCATGACATCCAGAAACAGTTTATTACGTGCGTGGTCCGCCGGACGTCCCCGTCTGGACGGACTCATTTCTTTAGCGGCAAGATCAAGCATTTTTTTAATGGCTAGGGAGTCGGTACGCAGTCGATTAAGAATCTCAGTGAATTCTCTACTGGAAGTATCAAATTCAAGAGTGATTGAATTTGATACTTCCGCCGCCGTGTCTTCGTACTTCTCGGCTATAGCTAATTCACATATAAACTCGACAGCATCTTGAGTCATCAATGCGTCAAGATGCGGCTCCAATCCAGTGAATCTTTCCAGGACCGAAGTAATTGATTTCTTTAACTTCCTAGGGTCTTGTTCATTGCTCAATTCGGACACAAACCAAATGTAGGTTCCGATAGCGAGTTCAATTTGTTTTACAAGCGCATCAGGATGCTCGGGATTTGAGACATTAAGGAGCATTGGTGTTTCATTGTGGGAGATAACGTAGCTTTCGCTATCATTGCAGTCTACCCCAGAGGGGGAATATTTTGTCCGTAGCCATTCTTTAAGCTTGAGTAAATCGGCTTCCAGATCCCGCTTATTATCTGGATCTATTAACGTCTGCCATTGAGAACGGTCCATGAGCCAGTCTGTGTGTTGCGATTGCATGCTTTGATGCGCCTCCTTCGTGACGCTCCTTCAAATTGATTGCCAAGCCAGATGAAGAAGGTGTTCACTTTTCGGGAGCTACCCTAGGCTGGCGAACCCATATTGTAAGTTGACCCGTGCGTGGTTGAGTGGCATCTGGCTAAGAATCCCCAAAACGCAAGCTGCATAAGGGGAGCGCTAAGTGCGCACGACGCTAAGAATGGATTGTCAAAGGTTGTGGTAAGATGAAATTGGGGCTGCCAGTAAGGTGGCTATTTTAGTTTCGAGGATTTGCAGTGCTTAAGTTACTCAGTCTGGTACCAATACAGAGAGATGAGCGCGAGGGGATTGCGCGGCATCAATGGGCGTTAGCTGCCGCACAACGGCTCATGTTTTGTACTCGCTGGAAGATGCTATTAACGGACATAATTCGTCAATGAAATTTGGGCAATTGAGTTTTGCGCTCATCGAACTGCCTACCCACTTAGGGAACGGGGATTTTTCCGACCCGATTCGCAACTTTCGCAGGTTTAGCAGCTCGCTTTATGATTTCTTGTGAGGTACTCATGCTTAAAATAGGACCAAGTCTAACAATCCTGAACGATCAGAATAAACCACCTCGACCAATGCGGAAATGGTTATGGGTTTTCAAATTACGCGGGTCCTTTAGCAGTGTATTGCAGGGCATTCTAAGTAACAGATTTCTGCGGTAGCAAATTCAATTACTTGATCCTGGGCTTGGCAAAGCTTCTACGTGTTACGTCGCATGAATAATTCCGGTTCGACGCCCAACCGACCGGCGAGTCGCTGGGCGTTTTTCTTGCTCAACAAGTGCTTGCCGGATAACAACTCAGAGACCGTGCTTTTTGAGCCTAGGATTTTCACCAAATCATTCCGCGTCAGTCCTTGTTCCCTCATCAGCCATTGAAGTGCTTCATGTGGTGGCTTATGGGCAAGTGTTGCTCGCTGTTTCTGTTCATAAACTCCAATCAATGTGGCAAGAACCTCAAAGTAATCTCGTTCATCAGGTTCTGTGATGTTTCTGCGAAGAGATTGACGATGTACGTGCTTGGCTGTCTCGTACTCGCTTTCGGATTGTATTAGGCGTAAGGGTAGCTTTGAAAACCAGCCGAGATATCTTGAATAGTCTTTGAAGCGCCTCATAGTGGTGACAAGCGCTTCTAGCTCATCTGGTGTCACACTTTTCTTGGAAAGCAAGCTCATGCTTTCCTCCGGCAAATCGTTGAACCATTGCTGTTGTACTAACTGTCTAGCTTCTAGCTCAGCATCTTTGCCAGCAATCGCGTATACCTTCATCGTTGTCACCAACGACTTGTGATTCATAGCCCCTTGAATAATTGTCGCGCTGACATTCAAGTCAGCCATTGCTGCGGCAAGCGAGCGTCTTAAATCATGTGGACGAGCATACGGTATCTCCGCGGCAGCAATAAGGCTGCGCCATGATTTATACAACCAACCCATGTGACCCTCACCCTGTGCGGACGGAAAGACCCATGGCGTGTCATTCTTGCGCGAATTGATAATATTCAATTCATTAGGACCTAAGGGGATTAATTGCGGCGTGCCATTTTTTGTTTTGGGAATAATCCACCATCGAGCTTCAAGATTCAGATGTTCCCAGCGCATGGATAATAGACTGTTTCTGCGGACACCGGTAAACAGTGAGAGCATCACATAGTCGTGGAGATCTTTGTTTTCTCGCTTTTGCAAGAGTCGATTTAGCGTTTGAACTTCTGATGCGCTTAGTCGTCTAGTTCTGACATTCTCTGGAAATTGTTCTACCAGAGCAAATGGATTGGGTTCAGAGCACAGTTGCCATTTTATGCCTTTATTCCAGGCCGCTTTAAGCGTCTGTAAAACCCTGTTGGATTGAATAGGTGACCGTTCACCGATTCGCTGATGCAGCGCTTCGGCAACGGTAATATCAATCTCGGATAGCTTTCTGGCGAACATGTAACTAACATGCTTATTTAAGGTTTGCTCAGTAGCTGTTGCGGTAACGCGGCGCTTATACATGTGTCTATGCAAATAGGCATCGATCAAGTCTTTTAGAGTTAGATCGTTCATGTCCCCGTTACTGTCCTTAGTGCTTAGATTTATTTGAGAAACCTAAGCGGTTAGGTTATTAGTATTATTAGCTAATAATAGGTCTGACACTGGTTTCTGAAACATCAATACCCATTCTTGCTTTCAAATAATCGGTTGCCATTCACTTGAAGGAATGATTCGCATAAGATTGCAACTGGTTCGCAACTCAGAAAGCTCCGCCTGTTTAAAAATCGCAGAATTCGCAGCTCTTTCAATTAGCAACGACCACAATCGGCTCGCTATCCTTCAACTCTTCCTTCTTGATAAATTTGTCCAAAAAGTAAGCGGAAATTTTCTGCATAGGCATTCGTAATCTTTCAACGTCGGTAACTATATACCCGAGAGTAACGTCGGAACTATTGCGATGATTTGCCAATTTCTTAACTGCATAATGCGGTATATCCAGCTTTTCCGCAGTTGTCAGAAAAGTGCGACGCAAGTCGTGAACCATAAACTTAACACCCGAATTCTTGATAATCCTTTCCACAGCTCGCTTGCATTCGACCATATGAGTGTTGCTTTCTTCACCAGGAAAAACATACGGGTTATCTATTCTGATTACCTTTGCACGCTCACCCAGCAAGGCTATTAGATAGTCAGATAAGGGAAGCCGATGCTCATCATGATTCTTTGCCTCTTCAGATGGAATTGTTAGGGTCTTGTTTTTGAAATCAACATTGCACCATTTGAGCTTTGAAGCTTCACCACGCCTCAAACCAGTAAATAGGCACAGGAGAAAGAAATCACGCATCACGTCGTTCTCCAGAGACATTACAGCCTGATACCAATCAGGAAGCTGATGGTCGTGAATTACCGATTGTCTACGTGGAATGCGATTCCATGCCTTTATCTGAGATAAACGGCGAACTGGATTGTCCTGCAAGATGGAATGTCCGTCGCTATCCTCATATGTAGCCAGAGCATAGTTGAACAGACAACGCAGTACACGCATGACTTGATGCGCCTGAGCTTCTCCCTTACCACGTGGACCATTGGCATTGGAGAGCTGCTTGTGCCGGCGTTCCACCATATCCTTGGTAATCTCAACAATAGGCTTGTTTTGCCATTCGGTGAGACACCTGTTCACCGCGCCATCGTATAGCCTGATGGTCGTCGGTCTAAGATTTTTGGATTGCTTGTAGGACTCTAAGACCTCTGCAAGGGTAATCGACTTTGCTTTCTGCTCGGCCTTGCGAGTGTTTGGATTGATTCCCTTTTCCATCAATCTAAGCAAGTCCTTCGCTTCATCCTCTGCTTGCTTAGGTGTCCAGTTACCATGTTTGCCAATCTTGACCCGACAAACCTTGCCTTTGACGCGTCCTTGAGCAAAGTAGGTCTTGCTACCGGCAGTAACCCGCAAGCCAAACCCCTTGAGTTCTTCATCGAAGTATAGTTTCGCTCCGGTCGCTGGGTGTTCCACTTTATCGACGAATGTTTTGTTAAGTCTTGGCATTTAGTAATTCTCTTTTTGAGGTTGAGTACACACATTTTGTACTCACTATGTACGCAGATTATTTCACAACCACTAAAAAGGAATCGTTAATTTTCACGCTAAAAGCCAAGCCCCATAAGGCTTCTGAGCAATATTTCAAAAACATTCAAAACCTGTATAAATCATTCGCTACTGATTTGGGAGCAATAGGTCGCAGGTTCAAATCCTGTCGTCCCGATATCTTTTCTAAAACTCGATTTTCTTACCAATAGCGGTTTCAAGATCAGCCCAGGAGTTTTGGTAGGCTACTACCGTGTCGAAGTAATTGGAGAAAGTATTTTGGAATTGTTGTTGCGCAACAAGGGCATTGCCCAAGTCAGAGTTGCCATTTTCGTAACTGTCCTGAGCTTTGCGGACAACGTTTAACGCTAGTGGTATCAATACTTTTTGAAAGTGCGCAAGATTGGATCGCGCAGCAGACAACGCAGCATAAGCTCCACGCACATCGACTTCTACTCGTTGCGCCATCGCAGCTGCTTGTACTTCAGCTTGCTTGTGCGTCGCCTTGGCAGCAGCTATTTCACCTTGGTGACGATACAAGATAGGGATATCAACGTTTACGTTTAAATAAGCGCCCGCTTGCTGTGGCATTTGCTTGTAGGTGCTGAAGACCAAGCCTGAACCTATCAAGACATCAGGAATTGCTTGCGCTTTGGCTAATGTAATGCCCTTGCGAGCGGCAATAACCTGTTGTCTGGCAGCTCTCAAATCAGGTCTTTCTGCAAAGGCCATCTCCAATAGTTTGTCTACTGGTAATAGTGGCTCATCAGGTGGTGGCACTAATTCCGTGCGTTGTGTTGAGAGTTTAAATAATCCGTTATCTTCTACGTCGAGATCCCGATTTGGATCAAAGCCAAGTAAATAATCCAGCT
It encodes:
- a CDS encoding tyrosine-type recombinase/integrase, which codes for MNDLTLKDLIDAYLHRHMYKRRVTATATEQTLNKHVSYMFARKLSEIDITVAEALHQRIGERSPIQSNRVLQTLKAAWNKGIKWQLCSEPNPFALVEQFPENVRTRRLSASEVQTLNRLLQKRENKDLHDYVMLSLFTGVRRNSLLSMRWEHLNLEARWWIIPKTKNGTPQLIPLGPNELNIINSRKNDTPWVFPSAQGEGHMGWLYKSWRSLIAAAEIPYARPHDLRRSLAAAMADLNVSATIIQGAMNHKSLVTTMKVYAIAGKDAELEARQLVQQQWFNDLPEESMSLLSKKSVTPDELEALVTTMRRFKDYSRYLGWFSKLPLRLIQSESEYETAKHVHRQSLRRNITEPDERDYFEVLATLIGVYEQKQRATLAHKPPHEALQWLMREQGLTRNDLVKILGSKSTVSELLSGKHLLSKKNAQRLAGRLGVEPELFMRRNT
- a CDS encoding integrase family protein, with the protein product MPRLNKTFVDKVEHPATGAKLYFDEELKGFGLRVTAGSKTYFAQGRVKGKVCRVKIGKHGNWTPKQAEDEAKDLLRLMEKGINPNTRKAEQKAKSITLAEVLESYKQSKNLRPTTIRLYDGAVNRCLTEWQNKPIVEITKDMVERRHKQLSNANGPRGKGEAQAHQVMRVLRCLFNYALATYEDSDGHSILQDNPVRRLSQIKAWNRIPRRQSVIHDHQLPDWYQAVMSLENDVMRDFFLLCLFTGLRRGEASKLKWCNVDFKNKTLTIPSEEAKNHDEHRLPLSDYLIALLGERAKVIRIDNPYVFPGEESNTHMVECKRAVERIIKNSGVKFMVHDLRRTFLTTAEKLDIPHYAVKKLANHRNSSDVTLGYIVTDVERLRMPMQKISAYFLDKFIKKEELKDSEPIVVVAN